From the genome of Streptomyces sp. S4.7:
TTCGGCGTGTCGGCGAGCCTTGCGGGCGTGGCCGACGGGGCGGGTCCGGCCGGTCGGTCCCCCCGCGCTCGCCAAGGGTACAAGGCGCCGCAATTCGAACAGGTGTCGTCACTGAGCGTGCCGTTCGCGCGGCGCTCCGTGCAAAACGCGCGAGTCTATGCCTGCCGGGCCGGTCCCCGCACGGGGTTGGTGAATATGCCGTTGAGCACTTTCGCCCGCACTAGGCTCTCGCGGAGCGCACCGAGTTGATACGGAATCAGGCGCTTGTTCCCATCTGCCGCAATAGTTTCGAATACCCGACCCTGAATCGATCGCCAGAGGGCTTACATGGTTCGTGTTGAAGCACCGATGAATGATCAAGCGTCACCAACCGTTCGCGCGCTTCTGCTCTCCGCCGCCCTGATGGCGACGGCGACGGCCGTCGTCGTGGTCCTCGTCGCCGACGCCGCCCGGATTCCGGTCGCGGCGTACGGCGCGGTCGTCACCGTCCTCGTCACCTGGGGGGCCGTGGAGATCGCCCGGCGGGGCCAGGCGACGCGCGCGTCGCATGTGCGGTACGGGCACCAAGTCGCCTTCCTGGAAAGGCGTATCGCCGAGCACGACAGCCAGAGCGTGCGCCTCGGCAAGGAACTGATGCCGCTCGCCATCCACCAGCTCCGCCGGGGGAACTCGCCCCAGGAGGTCATGAACGTCATCGTCGACGGCGACGAGCGCTACCGCGAACTCCCCGACTCGCAGCGCGCGTTGCTCCGCGCGATCCTCGACATCGTCGACGACGAGGAGGCCATGCGTGAGTCCGCGCAGCGCTCCTTCGTCAACATCGCCCGACGCGTCCAGTCCCTCGTGCACCAACAGGCCAGCGAACTGCGCGAGATGGAGGAGCACCACGGCCGCAATCCCGAGGTCTTCGACGACCTGCTGCGCATCGACCACGGCACCGCCCTCATCGGGCGGCTCGCCGACAGTGTCGCCGTACTCGGCAAGGCCCGTCCCGGACGCCAATGGCCCCGGCCCGTACCGCTGTTCAGCGTGCTGCGTGGTGCGATGTCCCGGATCCTGGAGTACCAGCGAGTCGATCTGCACTCGATCGCCAAGGTCGCCATCGTCGGTACGGCGGTCGAGCCGCTGATCCACGCGTGCGCCGAACTCCTCGACAACGCCACCCGTTACTCGCCCCCGCAGACGCGCGTCCACGTGACCGCCGTCGAGGTGCAGACCGGTATCGCGATCGAGATCGAGGACGGCGGCGTCAGCCTCAGCGAAGAGGCACGGACGCGGGCGGAGCGGATGCTCGCGCAGGCGCAGGCCGGTGTCGATCTCAACGATCTCGGTGAGAGCCCGCGGCTCGGCATGGCCGTCGTCGGCCGGCTCTGCCAGATGTACAACCTCCAGGTCTCGCTGAGGCAGTCCGCGTACGGAGGCGTGCGCGCCGTCCTCGTCGTACCGCGCGACGTGGTCACCACAGGGCCCGCGCCCGGTATCGCCCACGGCATCGGCGCGTCCGCGATGGGCACCGGCGGCACCGAGCTGCCCGAGATGCGCCGCCCGCGCACCGCGGACGCCGCGCCTGCCGCCGCCATCGGCCGCACGCCGGGCCGGGGGAGCGGGGCCCCGGCCTCGAACCCCGCGCCCGCCCCGGCCGCCGTTCCCGCGCCCCGCCCGGCC
Proteins encoded in this window:
- a CDS encoding sensor histidine kinase; this encodes MVRVEAPMNDQASPTVRALLLSAALMATATAVVVVLVADAARIPVAAYGAVVTVLVTWGAVEIARRGQATRASHVRYGHQVAFLERRIAEHDSQSVRLGKELMPLAIHQLRRGNSPQEVMNVIVDGDERYRELPDSQRALLRAILDIVDDEEAMRESAQRSFVNIARRVQSLVHQQASELREMEEHHGRNPEVFDDLLRIDHGTALIGRLADSVAVLGKARPGRQWPRPVPLFSVLRGAMSRILEYQRVDLHSIAKVAIVGTAVEPLIHACAELLDNATRYSPPQTRVHVTAVEVQTGIAIEIEDGGVSLSEEARTRAERMLAQAQAGVDLNDLGESPRLGMAVVGRLCQMYNLQVSLRQSAYGGVRAVLVVPRDVVTTGPAPGIAHGIGASAMGTGGTELPEMRRPRTADAAPAAAIGRTPGRGSGAPASNPAPAPAAVPAPRPATGPVRSAPVRAAMEDDVPVVTEWTANGLPQRRSRGRAPLGSHNIVRTPAPQRSNATSAGTPGTTGAPGAPGTSNGTGEAGKPGPGIWLEAFTKAVSGDPHPQGPSTGTTGTTGVTGTTGVTDATGAGDAPPDLPGERGESDDMWGKGDLK